One window from the genome of Desulforamulus ruminis DSM 2154 encodes:
- a CDS encoding Dabb family protein: protein MIVNNLLLKLKNRDADSIKKTQALLLGMKGKIEVLLDLQAETNIRQGRSAYDIMLITKFKSMEDMETYLAHPVHLEAAQYIVSVLDAQASVCFEIKAE, encoded by the coding sequence ATGATTGTAAACAATTTGCTATTAAAGCTCAAAAACAGAGATGCAGACAGTATTAAAAAGACACAAGCCCTTTTGCTCGGCATGAAAGGAAAAATCGAGGTTCTTCTTGATCTGCAGGCGGAAACAAATATTCGTCAGGGGCGGTCCGCATACGACATCATGCTTATTACAAAATTTAAATCCATGGAGGATATGGAAACCTATCTTGCCCATCCCGTACACCTGGAGGCTGCTCAATATATTGTCAGCGTGCTGGATGCCCAGGCTTCCGTATGCTTTGAGATAAAAGCCGAATAG
- a CDS encoding TetR/AcrR family transcriptional regulator, giving the protein MAKQIEGVYEKVLECAKAEFLEKGFQEASLRTIARNAGTSTGSIYTRFSDKNGLFSAIVSPVEEELKAWFLAEQESFDRLPSNQKKEKALKSSAHRINAFTDRIYRHFDIFKLLLTCSEGTPYADFLHELVEMDVAYTVRFIESIGSDALSSGRLTDKLLHILSSAFFSGIFEIVVHDMTREEADIYITQLWRFFLSGWESILTRNNEVLLKP; this is encoded by the coding sequence ATGGCAAAGCAGATTGAAGGGGTTTATGAAAAGGTGTTGGAATGCGCCAAGGCGGAGTTTCTGGAAAAGGGCTTTCAGGAAGCTTCTTTGCGGACCATTGCCAGAAATGCGGGAACCAGCACGGGATCTATTTATACCAGGTTTTCCGATAAAAACGGTTTGTTTTCCGCCATCGTTTCCCCCGTAGAGGAGGAACTGAAGGCATGGTTTTTAGCAGAGCAGGAATCCTTTGACCGGCTTCCCTCTAATCAGAAAAAAGAAAAAGCCTTGAAGTCCTCCGCCCATAGAATCAACGCCTTTACGGATCGCATCTATCGGCATTTCGATATATTTAAGCTGCTTCTCACTTGTTCTGAAGGAACTCCCTATGCAGACTTTCTCCATGAACTGGTGGAGATGGATGTGGCATATACCGTCCGGTTTATTGAATCCATCGGAAGTGACGCGCTGTCTTCGGGAAGGCTCACCGACAAGCTTCTTCACATCCTTTCCAGCGCCTTCTTTTCCGGCATATTTGAAATCGTTGTGCATGATATGACCAGAGAGGAAGCCGATATTTATATCACCCAGCTATGGAGATTTTTCCTATCGGGCTGGGAAAGCATACTAACGAGAAACAATGAGGTTCTTTTAAAGCCTTAA
- a CDS encoding nitrogenase component 1 codes for MGLHRFKPPMSGRMGTLWTLASVRDAALIEYGCMGHMLYGRVFLNQAGISEACRLYSTHIDETDISLGDTRRLKGAIDEIIKGDKPKIVFLLPSSVPTVIGTDLPAVCEELQPEYPDVRLLPFGCGGFDVCGHHGVQEALLLLAKTLPRDTEKTPRSTFNLIGSCADLFRFQADAEELVRIMQGAFGMQPLCVMTSDTSVGQMEQMGGAHINLVIRREGEPAAKHLKKRFGTPYLLERPYGIEGTVQWIKKIGQISGLTPDHSFIRAEAEKAKNQMSSAMPHFKYVIRSHPDEATISLGGHADVVKGVLSYAVKELSLIKGFCWCDCPSMASEEIPYLTEAEWTKTIESRKKGLLMASGEALKWADRNMDLQIANPDTKWRLSPYEPPFLGFRGAINLVSLWINGIIEQDHD; via the coding sequence ATGGGGCTGCATCGATTTAAACCGCCAATGTCCGGCCGGATGGGAACCTTATGGACGCTTGCTTCTGTCCGTGATGCCGCTCTGATTGAATACGGTTGTATGGGGCACATGCTGTATGGCCGGGTATTTCTGAACCAGGCGGGAATATCCGAGGCGTGCAGGTTATATTCAACGCACATTGACGAAACCGATATCTCCCTGGGAGATACCCGGCGGCTGAAAGGCGCCATTGACGAAATTATAAAGGGTGATAAACCGAAAATCGTTTTTTTACTGCCTTCTTCCGTTCCAACGGTTATCGGAACCGACCTGCCCGCCGTATGTGAAGAATTACAGCCGGAATATCCCGATGTCCGCCTGCTTCCCTTTGGCTGCGGAGGTTTTGACGTCTGCGGACATCACGGCGTTCAGGAAGCGCTGTTACTGCTTGCCAAAACGCTGCCCAGGGATACGGAGAAAACACCGAGGTCCACCTTTAATCTGATCGGTTCCTGCGCCGATCTGTTCCGCTTTCAGGCTGACGCAGAAGAACTTGTCCGCATTATGCAGGGTGCTTTCGGCATGCAGCCCCTTTGCGTAATGACTTCGGACACCTCTGTGGGACAAATGGAACAGATGGGCGGCGCCCATATCAACCTGGTCATCCGGCGAGAGGGAGAGCCCGCCGCGAAACATTTGAAAAAACGGTTTGGAACGCCGTATCTGTTGGAGCGGCCGTACGGCATCGAAGGAACGGTTCAGTGGATAAAAAAGATAGGGCAAATATCCGGCTTAACGCCGGATCACAGCTTTATTCGGGCTGAGGCAGAAAAGGCTAAAAATCAAATGTCTTCGGCCATGCCCCATTTCAAATATGTTATACGATCACACCCCGATGAAGCGACGATTTCCCTGGGCGGTCACGCGGATGTGGTAAAAGGCGTTCTCTCTTATGCCGTAAAGGAGCTATCTCTGATCAAAGGCTTTTGCTGGTGCGATTGCCCCAGTATGGCAAGCGAAGAGATCCCCTATTTAACGGAAGCTGAGTGGACAAAGACGATTGAGTCCCGGAAAAAGGGGCTGCTGATGGCCAGCGGAGAAGCTTTGAAATGGGCAGACCGCAATATGGATCTTCAAATAGCCAACCCCGATACGAAATGGAGATTGAGCCCTTATGAGCCGCCTTTTCTGGGATTTCGTGGAGCCATAAATTTGGTCAGCTTGTGGATCAATGGAATTATAGAGCAAGACCATGATTAA